A DNA window from Planctomycetota bacterium contains the following coding sequences:
- a CDS encoding AAA family ATPase produces the protein MSVLPKCIIVTGRPGSGKTTLARRLAEAAYLPLISRDAIKEGFVHTHGVRHDQLPGDPQARVFEAFFGLAVAQLREQVTTVLEAAFQHKVWAGQLPKLQAVAEVRVIVCDVPADVAARRHLQRGLDDPRREYFHGDARVAEYRATGKMGPPAPYETPELGVPTLHVDTTDDYAPSLDDILEFATN, from the coding sequence CGACGCTCGCGCGGCGTCTGGCCGAGGCCGCGTACCTGCCGCTGATCAGCCGGGATGCGATCAAGGAAGGCTTCGTTCACACGCACGGCGTTCGGCACGATCAGTTGCCCGGCGATCCGCAGGCCCGCGTGTTCGAGGCGTTCTTCGGCCTGGCCGTCGCGCAGTTGCGTGAGCAAGTCACGACGGTGCTTGAGGCGGCGTTTCAGCACAAGGTTTGGGCGGGTCAGTTGCCGAAGTTGCAGGCGGTCGCGGAGGTGCGGGTGATCGTGTGCGACGTGCCGGCCGACGTTGCCGCACGGCGCCATTTGCAACGCGGGCTTGATGATCCGCGCCGGGAGTATTTTCACGGCGACGCACGGGTCGCGGAGTACCGCGCCACCGGAAAGATGGGTCCGCCCGCACCGTACGAAACGCCGGAGCTCGGCGTGCCGACGTTGCATGTCGACACGACCGATGACTACGCACCGTCGCTCGATGACATCCTCGAGTTTGCAACGAACTAA